Proteins found in one Candidatus Abawacabacteria bacterium genomic segment:
- a CDS encoding HD domain-containing protein, translating into MDLWGLIVGTGIGVGVALFINYCTQRSSLSSTAHSAKTIIEQAQLRAKLLDQKAQSEQGAKQALFESREKSALELLEDQEQKLLNNEESLLLQEKNLAELRKLFTLEQEQREIHIDNYQKTELMQIEALEKTAKFSGSELWQKHLKHYCTTEESVQQQRLEKSLLVMEDHIEDKAKAIMNVIHQRYNGESTRDPTLIEIEFTAKEFERIIGDEQMSKIIHLQKSLGSELKLEYSADYRVRVFGYDLWRRYIIKGALERMKKNTKLHLEQALLETQKFTEQRMLRIGKKACDYLGIKDFPPELMKLVGRLDYRTSFGQNIYRHSIEVAVLGRMFAEELGCDPYICIVGGLLHDIGKGIDADIAGAHDAIGRDIALEYHLHPDIVHSIFAHHEIEPYRSVEARVVQLADAISAARPGARHHEPLEEYLARMKTLEEAALNQDGVEKAFVMQAGREIRAFVDAQKTDDQKAQEIAQNIVAAVQVSDAVRSGEVKIQVIRELDVFAYAGIKRKSTSYKAKR; encoded by the coding sequence ATGGATTTATGGGGACTAATTGTTGGCACAGGCATCGGTGTAGGTGTGGCCTTATTTATCAACTATTGCACTCAGAGAAGTTCATTATCTAGTACCGCTCACAGTGCTAAGACTATTATTGAGCAAGCCCAACTTAGAGCGAAGTTACTCGATCAGAAGGCCCAGAGTGAGCAGGGAGCCAAACAGGCTTTATTTGAAAGTAGAGAAAAAAGTGCTCTAGAGCTTCTAGAAGATCAAGAACAAAAGTTATTGAATAATGAAGAATCGTTACTTCTTCAAGAAAAAAACCTTGCAGAGCTAAGAAAGCTCTTTACTCTTGAGCAAGAACAAAGAGAAATACACATTGATAATTATCAGAAAACAGAACTAATGCAGATTGAAGCTTTAGAAAAGACGGCTAAGTTTTCCGGTAGTGAACTATGGCAAAAACACTTAAAGCACTATTGCACGACAGAAGAAAGTGTCCAACAGCAAAGATTAGAAAAGTCTTTACTAGTAATGGAGGACCACATCGAAGACAAAGCGAAAGCAATCATGAACGTTATCCACCAACGATATAATGGCGAAAGTACTCGCGATCCAACTCTTATTGAAATTGAATTTACCGCCAAAGAATTTGAACGCATTATTGGCGATGAACAGATGAGCAAAATTATTCATTTACAGAAATCTCTTGGTAGTGAACTGAAATTAGAGTATAGCGCTGATTATCGGGTACGCGTATTTGGCTATGACTTATGGCGTAGATATATTATCAAAGGCGCATTAGAAAGAATGAAAAAAAACACCAAGTTACATTTAGAACAAGCCTTACTAGAAACTCAAAAGTTTACTGAACAAAGAATGTTGCGTATCGGTAAAAAAGCATGTGATTATCTAGGTATCAAAGATTTCCCTCCAGAATTGATGAAATTGGTAGGAAGATTAGATTATCGTACTAGTTTTGGTCAGAATATTTATCGTCATTCTATTGAAGTGGCCGTATTAGGAAGAATGTTTGCTGAAGAACTTGGTTGTGATCCATATATTTGTATTGTTGGTGGTTTGCTACATGATATCGGTAAAGGTATCGATGCTGATATTGCTGGTGCTCATGATGCTATTGGTAGAGACATAGCCCTTGAATACCATTTACATCCCGATATTGTGCATTCTATTTTTGCCCATCACGAAATAGAACCGTATCGAAGTGTTGAGGCTAGAGTAGTGCAATTAGCTGACGCCATATCTGCTGCGCGACCAGGAGCACGTCACCATGAGCCTTTGGAAGAATACTTGGCACGTATGAAAACATTGGAAGAAGCAGCTTTAAATCAGGATGGTGTAGAAAAAGCATTTGTCATGCAAGCCGGTAGAGAGATTCGTGCCTTTGTGGATGCCCAAAAAACTGATGATCAAAAGGCTCAAGAAATAGCACAAAACATTGTAGCTGCAGTGCAAGTA